The Quercus robur chromosome 3, dhQueRobu3.1, whole genome shotgun sequence DNA segment attttagtacaaatttattattaagttattattaatttcggTTATAAacttactatatataaaatgtggatttgtttttttttttttctattttttttttgagattttttttttctagatataAGATCCTCTTTGTtacattttggtatttttattttgcaaatataagaggtaaaatgctaaaaaattatataaattctttcaaaagatgttttatatttttcaagcatacatatttattactattagtttattagtatatgaaaaaaaacttattatttatttatttaatttaaaaattcttaattaaattatttatgatgtcaTTGGTTCGATTGTGTTCAAACCATAAAATTGATAACCAGTCCCTTTTGCGATTTTTTTACTgtaccaatttttaaaaccataggTTTACTGTAATTTCCCTTATAATTAAAATGtcacacaaattttaaaaaataaaataaaatttggacttgcccacatttttttttcttatactctGCTCCCCTAACTTGAAATCCTATGTTTGTTCCTGCTTCTCTATATTTTATGGACTTAACTATAGATAATAGAGtagttgttcttttttttctttttctttttttccaagaaacagtagttgttctttaatgctttagaaaaagcttttttttggaataattagGTATTTCataattgtaattaattatatatactgTTGAGAATATTGTAACTAGCCTACTGCCTTGGTAGTTTACTGCCTTACAGTATGCTCTTCTTATCTGTTGTTGCCATACTTGCTGTGTGATTGTGATTTATTTGCTAGAATTTGTTACTTGCTGTGtgaaattgtaaggttgaatttaatcaacgatgttattggctttattccgtgccaaatttgcttgtattttagcatttagtaaccctgtatttaggtgggttttgttgtaaggaTAGTGAGTGAGACAGAGTGtcaaatgctcaagagtgtgcaagaaaacagagactcacggctggatctcgtgggtgactcgcggctgcaagccgctagatgcagcacacgtgccaagcatgccagaaggtgaatagtcatgctagctggagcactacaggacaaaacaagacaactggccatacggttatctcgcgactggatctcgcgactcagtcaagtcgcgaggccaagccgcgagccagtcctattttgaaaaacctgacgtttcacattcctctctcaccctagtatatataccccttatacccacaaaagaaagagagcttccagagagaattttgagaaggaaaccctagagtaaaacaagattgattcaactacaatctatacattagagtctcttcaaattcctcaactctcttcctctacattgtcaaacccttgagaggcattttaccaaaaccttgttctcaccatattcattactatgagagggctgtttggtgttctgggaagcagttaggaaggaaccaatctacattggttgatgctatggtctagtagcggaatccaggaaggtaaaaaagaaaaaggtttggcgcaacctcgttggagcaagaagcttggagggcttaggtgcactgggtagattaggcttggagggtctattgctgtccatatatcccaactacattttctagtggattgtttaccgcttggagggcggcggagaggttttacgccgagagtttcggtttcttcttcgataacacatcgtgtgttgtctttgtgtttgcatcttccttccctttttatctttgccttttattatctactgtgggttttgattttaatttggcttagattgtttttccaattctatattatagcttttgttcattttctgcacactagttgtttgacataaagcttgaattggttaatttgtaaattggggatctaaacgttcaagggtgtttttacactatttgaactttcagaaatGGTTGGTAGGTTTAATAGGTTGAGATGGGCTTTCATATGCCTATGACAATTGAGTTTTCTTGATTTGTTTCTGGCTTTTTAAGGTACTGCCTAGGTCTTAACTCCTAAGGCTAAggcattttgaaaatattttttacttgtatTGTGTGGTTGGTTAACAAGTGGTTAAAAAGTGCTAttatgtgtgtttttatttgtttgatatttTGCCCAGGTTTTTACATGCTATTTTGTGTGTATTTTGTCATTATTTGTTAATATGTGGGGACTAGGAAATATTAAATTTGGACTAATATGGCTTGGAGgtccaaaaaattcaaagttatGTAGTGGCTTAATACAAGTTGAACTTGAAGGCCCAATTTGAAATAAATGATGTAAAGAGAGGCCCCTCTAATATATAGATACAAGgttcaaaaatttataaatctttATTTCTTGGTAAGCCATTAATTTGGGCCAAAAAGGCCtgtaaaaaatagaattaaaaaaatccatGCAAATCCACAAAAGTGGCCCAATCCGAAGCTTGAACTCGCCTAACCGACGAGTGTGACCTATTCAACCGACGAACCAAACCACTGGATCTGACCCTTATATTCGGTCAAGTACAGGTCAAATTTTTAGTCACCTAACCTAGTCTAGTCGAGTATGAGTTAGGCCTAAACCCAACCTAACCCGACCTGTGGACAGCCTTATTGACGATATGCTGACAAGGCCTTAATGTTCAACATTGCCTTGATGTGGTTCATAGACCAAAAACAAAGCATCTAAGAAATTATGATACGGTGGGGAAGTGCATGGGTTGGGTCGGAGTTGCATTTGAGGTATTTTTCAACCTAACTCAATATTATCAGGTTGAGAAATtgtcaacccaacccaacctatgATGGCtttaaaaacaaacacaaacatgatgTGTAGGATTcatgttgggttgggttggatcaTGTAACCATATtgttaagcccaaaaaaaaagagagttttcctTCCATTATtcaaacttttatatattatacatatattaaacaaaatctcaaaattcaaaataaatcaacTAAACAATCTAAAATCATCTACTTTTTGCCAATCCGGATTTGATACAGCCTAAGCTTCACAAAAAATTCACATCCTAATCAAACACACCAACGAAAAAACAACCCAAAACGACAGGTTGGTTGGGGTCGTCCGAATAGTAGGTTGAACGCACGCCACTACGATTACCTCTTTCATAGACAACCGTAATGTTCTATTAGACTTACATACATGTTGGTCTTGGAATAGCGCCAAAACAtgtacttagatttttttttttttttttcgttagaaccatcctctctctctctctctctctctctcgtaatCTCTTATCCTCCAAACAATTTATCAagatattttttactttaaccAGCACACCAAACTGAACCAGCAGGTCATGGCATCTTCTGCAACCCATATCTCTGTTCTTTATTTCGCCAACCCAATACTGCCCAAAAGACCTTCCTCACCTTCCATGTTAAACCCAAAAGCCATGGCCAAAGAGCTTCACTTTAACCAAGATGGTTCAACCACAAAGAAGCTTCAGGTTACAGTCCATGGCACTAGTTCTTCAACACCCACATTTGTATTTTGCTGGGCTTGATTTGAATGTCTGGTTTGGACTTTGGTGATGCAGGCAGGGGTGGACATGGTGGCTGAACTTGTTGGGGTGACTTTGGGTCCAAAGGGGAGGAATGTGGTATTGCAGAACAAGTACGGACCTCCAAAAATTGTAAATGATGGTGAAACTGTTCTCAAAGAGGTATTGCACACGCACCCATTTGTCCATTACCCTTTTCACATTCTTCTTTATCTTGTCCATTTCATTATTTGGTTACACATTTTAAGTTGACAATTATGGCATAGGTGGctagaaatttaaattactattagttcaaattttcatACAGAGTTGATTATTAATTATTTGTCTCCCTAGTCCTAGAAGTTTACCATGATTTTAATTTGTAAGACTTGTAGTTTTGGTTTGAGATAATGCATTTAAGTTAAGTACCATTGAAGCCATGTTTCAAATGCTTGTACAATTGCGGGAGCCAAGGTTTCAGCATGAGAAATGGTTCCCCGCTTATATATTATCCAGACCTAAAACAGTTAAGTGATAGTAAGATAAAAATCAATTGGCTGCAGTATATAGAACAACTATTACTATTTTTTGTGTATATCATATATGCAAGTACGATTGTACTTTGTAAGCAAGAACAACATATAAGAGGAAAAGCAGATGTCTTTCATGGTGAGGTGCAAGTGTGCAGTAAGTGAGAAGTGACTTATACCAGGACATATGCGTCTTTTATATCTTTATCACAATTTGCTGGGGATTTTCTTCATCTTTCATTATCTACTTGCCTCGTTGcaacaacattttttaattttatttgatacCTTTTTATCTCTTACATTATGCATGCATATCAAATTGACAATTTCATTTTGAgcttattttgtatatataaatatgtgaGTTGACTTTCAAGTTTTTTTGCTTAAGGTAGTGTTCTTGAATATATATCAtcattacttatccaaaaaaaaaaagcttatagCATTTCATCTATATCAAAAATGGCATTATGGCCATAATTTaatatacaattttattttttaagtgtttgtcAAAGACTTTAAAAGAAATCTCTATAGAAAGTAACTTCATTTCATTCCCTCATCCGCCTTAATTCTTGCTATTGTTTTACTTCAAATCATTTTTCTCTGACACAATGGTGGCGTAACATCAGTAGCAAAGGGAAAATTCTAATTATTCAAATTACAtcattaacaaaaagaaaatctaatatTTAAATCATAACTTTTCTTATCAGGTGCTTTCCCCTTAACTGGTtctaaattgttttatttagaTTGAATTGGAGGACCCCTTGGAGAATGTTGGAGTTAAACTGGTGAGACAAGCTGGTGCCAGAACAAATGACCTTGCTGGTGATGGTTCCACTACATCAATCATTCTTGCTCAGGGTCTAATTGCTGAGGGTTTGAAGGTATGAATTGGGTCCTGTACATGAGTAGCCCATTTATAACTACAACAAAAgaagtttttcttttgatgggTTAAGGACCACTGCATATTCTACCATTGAAATATAATGGAGTGCTTTCTAAACAAGGAAATGCCTGGAAGGCAAGCTTTCTAAAAACACTAGGCAACAAATGGCAGGGCTTTTTAACATTGTGAAAGTGCACTTCTCAATTAGGCGATAGATTATTTGTGAGTTAAGAAGACAACTAGTTTTGAGCAGGTTCTACACCAATAAGGCCTTACCATCTAGGTTAGGTTGtgtcataaaaaattatacagaAGGCAGGGCTTGTCAATTGCCTCATGAAATTGCTTATATGGAGTTAATATCTCCTACAGCTTTCTCTATATTAAAGGCACTTCTTTtgacaacacacacacacacacacacacacacacacacatatatatatataaaggtacCTCCACTTTGAATGGATTAGGAAGTTATGTCAAGCTCAgtcaatattttgttttaatcatTGAACCTTTCCTAGGTTATTGCTGCTGGTATGAATCCTGTCCAAATTGCTTGTGGGATTGAGAAGACTGCAAAGGCCCTTGTTTCTGAACTGAAATTAATGTCCAGAGAGGTAAACaagatatttttcttattttggttTCTCCAAGAAGTATTTTCTCACTTTAGCTGAATTAAACTGCAATACATTTCATATGTATGCAGGTTGAAGATAATGAGCTTGCATATGTTGCTGCAGTTAGTGCGGGAAATGATCATGTGGTGGGAAACATGATAGCTGATGCTCTTCATCAAGTGGGGAAGAAGGGTGTAGTGAcaattgaaaaaggaaaaagtaccGAGAACAGTCTACAAATTGTAGAAGGAATGCAATTTGATCGTGGATATTTGTCTCCTTACTTTGTAACTGATCGACAAAAGATGACAGTGGAGTTCCACAATTGCAAGGTAGGAATTGTACAATTTACATAGTCTGGCATGTTCTCCCATGAAGTGATTAGAAcgtgtgaaattttttgtttgcaGTTACTTTTGGTCgacaaaaaaatcacaaacccaaaggAGATATTTAAAATATTGGACAGTGCAGTTAAAGAGAAGTATCCAATTGTGATAGTTGCAGAGGGCATTGAGCAGGAAGCTCTGGCTGCAGTAATTAGAAATAAACTCAGGGGTGTGCTGAAGGCAGCTGCTATTAAGGCTCCTGCCTTTGGTGAGCGCAAGAGCCACTACTTAGATGACATCGCCATCTTGACTGGAGGTAGCGGATTAAACACCAGAACTTAGATATTATAGCATCGATTTTGATAGTGCTTATATGTCAATTACAACAGCTACAAACATATATTTCCTTTCATTGGatgaggaaaaagaaagaagcaactTTAACTTTATTGGGTATTCCAGTAACCCAAATTCTATGCCCATGCACTTAGGGTTGTTGAAACACCAAATATGAACATGCTGTTTTCAGTAGCTTTTTGAGGTGAACAATAAAAACACATCCTTTGGGCTATATCTCAGTGATAATAACAGTAACAAAGAGTAGTATTTGTAGCAATAGTAACACCACTACTACTAGTACTACTAACAGACAACACACTGAATCAATCTAGGTCTGCAATTGATTGTTGTTTGATATTCTAAGATCCTTtatataaaactaaataaatacaatttcatttaaatttaaatattaaaatttcgtTTCTTATGTTTCTCCTTAGCCCATCTTGAATATATTTACATAGTGGATCCCTTGCCCAGAAAAATGGGGGGATGGTTGTAGGTCAAGGCAAAGTTAGCCACATCTCATAAGCacaaattcttttgaaaaatggatATAAGGTTAAATGGGATTTAGTGATAGGAAATTCATGTAACCAAACTCACATAGTTTGTGTTAATACTTAATTAGTTGAGTTGTTCTTTCATCCCTTTCACATTTTGCCTTTTACAGTTCTTCATGCTCTTGCATTCTTGGATCTTGATAATTTTTGCAGGTACAGTAATCAGAGATGAGATAGGTTTGACCCTCGAGAAGGCTGGCAAGGAGGTGTTGGGCTGTGCTACCAAGGTTTTGATAACCAAGGATTCTACGTTACTAGTCACAGATGGGAGCACTTTTGAAGCAGTTGAAAAGCGGGTTTCTCAAATCCGGGGGCTTGTTGAGGTGCAACTAACATCTCTAGCTGCATTGGTGTATTGTCTGCTTTGAAGTTCcatatttaatgttaattgcAAAAGTAAATAGGCACACTTTAACACTAGTGCACTGCTGAGTTGTAGAAAGAATTGATGTATTGTTAGCATTCCCAAGAATACCAATGGGATGGTTTCTTGTTTTGCAGAATActgaagaaaattttcaaaagaagatACTGAATGAAAGAATAGCTAGGTTATCAGGGGGAATTGCCATTCTTCAGGTAATCAAAGTTATGTTTACAGCCCGCATCTTGCCAATCTGGGAGTCTGGAGGCTGTAGCTCACTGTCAAACTGACAGACTGAGTTTTATCAATTTAATCCTAGGTAGGAGCGCAAACACAAGTTGAATTGAAGGATAAGCAACTCAGGATTGAAGATGCTTTGAATGCAACCAAGGTAGCAAATCTCTTTTTTATCTCATTAGAAGCTGGTTTGTGAATCAGTAAAGTAACCTACTAACTTGGAATATTACAGTCAGCAATTGAGGAAGGTGTTGTAGTTGGTGGGGGATGTTGCCTTTTGAGGCTATCTACAAAGGTAGATGGCATCAAACAACTCTTGGACAATGAAGAACAGAAGGTACGTCTCCGTCATTTCCTTCCAGATTACATATCACAATCAGTGGCCTTAATATTTGAAGTCCACATAAGTTCATTTCCGAATTTCTAAATCAAGTGTATGTCATATATTACATATCCACATGGTGTTGTAGTGATGCAATTAGTTTCTTTTGACTGTACATAAAAAGATTGTGAAGTTAGAAATAGAAGTGCTTTGCAGATTGGAGCTGAGATCTTCCGAAGAGCTTTGCATTATCCTGCAAGACTGATTGCCAAAAATGCAGGTGTAAATGGCAATGTGGTTATAGAAAAGGTCTCTGCACAATAagccttattttcttttttaagtaaattgagattaaaaaaaaaaaccaaattatgCTGTTTGTTATAGATATACAATCCATAAACTGTCCTGTTAAATAATGTTTGCAGGTTCTTTCTAATGATAATATTAACTATGGATACAACGCTGCAAGAGACTGTTATGAGGATTTGATGAAGGCAGGAATTATGGATCCATCAAAGGTATCATCAACTGAATGGTTTTATCActaatgagctctagctcagaTGGCACCTCCTCTCCCTATAAGAAAGGGTGGAGGgtaaggttgtgggttcaaaacaCACTAGATGCATGTGTAAACttacaaatcaaaaataaaaagaatggatATATTAGAAGATGCACATATCACTGGCCTAATTACCTGGACATGTAAGTGTTGGGCATACCATGTGCCAATATATTTCACCCCATGAGAAAGCTACCAGATGATATGGAGAGATGTTATCTAACTCTCATGCAGAAAACATTACAAATGAATATGTTTCAATGAAATTAGATTAAGATCTCAATCAAGAACATATATAATTAAGGATTTCAGTTTTAACTTCTAAGCCAAAAAATCTAGTCTTTGACCTAACCAAGATGTAGGAGAAATTATAGCTAATAAAATTATCTCATTGATCAAACATTGGAGCAGGTAGTTAGATGTTGTTTGGAGCATGCAGCATCTGTAGCCAAGAGTTTTCTGACTTCTTCTGCAGTTGTAGTTGACATCAAGGAACTAGAGCCCATCCCAAGGAGACCACCAATGCCAACATCAGGTGATTTCTGCATTCCCAAAGAAGTTTTAATTTCTTCACCTGTGACATATTGTAGCAAGTTAAGTGACgatatatttcaatattttatcattCAGGTCTCAGCCCAATGAACTTTTAGTTTGGGGGATGGACTTATACTCCTATCCAGCTCTTAAAATGTTGCGCTCATTCTAGTCCTTTATAAATTTACTCTTTCAATTCCATTCTATTCTTTTATGAACTCTCAAACAAAGCCTTATAGGATTTATCAATCATACAAAGGTTACCTAAAAATCCCAATTTACCGATACAATGGTGCTGATGTTCAATTCAATTCCTTCATGCTAATTTGCCTCGGGGGCCTAAAGAGGGAATCCAACAAGATAAGGTGGTTGCCTAAGTTAGCTCACTTTGGAAAGGGATATGGTATGGTACTAGTGATGTTGCTTTCCTTGATGGAAGCTAATTTTTTCTGGTAATGACAACAGAACCTCAAAGGATCAAGACAGAATTTACCTTGAAATGCATTACTGGCTAAACATATGATACATTTGGAAAAGCTATAAGCTATTACAATTTTGTAAACCTGGTCTAAATTGTAATGTGTTTCTGGGCTCACCCTGCCTGTCTTGGGAGAAATAtctgaatgttcaaatagtgtataaaacaccttaaacgtttagaccctcaatttacaatttaccaattcaagcttaatatcaaacaatatatgtacagaaaatgaacataagcttataacagaattgataaacaatctaaaccaaataaaatgacatccacaacagaaattaaatggcaaagatcttaagaaaaatgcaaacacaaggacaacacaacgatgtgttatcgaagaagaaaccgaaaccctcgacgtaaaacctctctgccaccgtccaaatggtaaataatccactaaagaatgaaattaggatacatgaacagcagaagaccctccaagcctaatctacccagtgtacctaagccctctaagctttttgctccaacgaggttacgccgaacctttgttttctttagcttaccggattccgctataactTATAGCATCAACTAATATGAATTGGTCACTTCCTAACTgtttcccaaacaccaaatagCCTTCTCACATATATAGGtgtggtgagaaaatgttttggctaatgtacctctcaaggatgtaataatggagagggtgagagttgaggaatttgaagagtcactatgtaaagattgtggatgagtcaatcttatttttctctagggtttctctcttaaaattctctctggaagctctctatatttcgtgggtataaggggtatttatactggagtgaaaaaggaatgcgaagagtcagtttttacATAACAGAGTGGACTGatgacttggcctcgcgacttgactgagtcgcaagtCCAAGCtgcgagctaactgaatggtcAATCTAGACTTTTTATCCTGTAATGCTACAGCTGGCATAACGTTTCAGCTTCTTTGCATGTttcactcgtgtgcatcatCTAGCGACTTGCAATCTAcaagatccagccgcgagtcctTACTTCACTGCACAATCTTGagtatttcttcacactctctcacacactacccttacatgaatCTCACCTAAACACAggattactaattgctaaattacaagtaaatttggcacggaataaagccaataagatggttgattaaattcaaccttacaaattccctctttggctattccatgacaaaaccctaaaaaaaactcTAGattta contains these protein-coding regions:
- the LOC126718009 gene encoding chaperonin 60 subunit beta 4, chloroplastic isoform X2; translation: MASSATHISVLYFANPILPKRPSSPSMLNPKAMAKELHFNQDGSTTKKLQAGVDMVAELVGVTLGPKGRNVVLQNKYGPPKIVNDGETVLKEIELEDPLENVGVKLVRQAGARTNDLAGDGSTTSIILAQGLIAEGLKVIAAGMNPVQIACGIEKTAKALVSELKLMSREVEDNELAYVAAVSAGNDHVVGNMIADALHQVGKKGVVTIEKGKSTENSLQIVEGMQFDRGYLSPYFVTDRQKMTVEFHNCKLLLVDKKITNPKEIFKILDSAVKEKYPIVIVAEGIEQEALAAVIRNKLRGVLKAAAIKAPAFGERKSHYLDDIAILTGGTVIRDEIGLTLEKAGKEVLGCATKVLITKDSTLLVTDGSTFEAVEKRVSQIRGLVENTEENFQKKILNERIARLSGGIAILQVGAQTQVELKDKQLRIEDALNATKSAIEEGVVVGGGCCLLRLSTKVDGIKQLLDNEEQKVLSNDNINYGYNAARDCYEDLMKAGIMDPSKVVRCCLEHAASVAKSFLTSSAVVVDIKELEPIPRRPPMPTSGLSPMNF
- the LOC126718009 gene encoding chaperonin 60 subunit beta 4, chloroplastic isoform X1; translated protein: MASSATHISVLYFANPILPKRPSSPSMLNPKAMAKELHFNQDGSTTKKLQAGVDMVAELVGVTLGPKGRNVVLQNKYGPPKIVNDGETVLKEIELEDPLENVGVKLVRQAGARTNDLAGDGSTTSIILAQGLIAEGLKVIAAGMNPVQIACGIEKTAKALVSELKLMSREVEDNELAYVAAVSAGNDHVVGNMIADALHQVGKKGVVTIEKGKSTENSLQIVEGMQFDRGYLSPYFVTDRQKMTVEFHNCKLLLVDKKITNPKEIFKILDSAVKEKYPIVIVAEGIEQEALAAVIRNKLRGVLKAAAIKAPAFGERKSHYLDDIAILTGGTVIRDEIGLTLEKAGKEVLGCATKVLITKDSTLLVTDGSTFEAVEKRVSQIRGLVENTEENFQKKILNERIARLSGGIAILQVGAQTQVELKDKQLRIEDALNATKSAIEEGVVVGGGCCLLRLSTKVDGIKQLLDNEEQKIGAEIFRRALHYPARLIAKNAGVNGNVVIEKVLSNDNINYGYNAARDCYEDLMKAGIMDPSKVVRCCLEHAASVAKSFLTSSAVVVDIKELEPIPRRPPMPTSGLSPMNF